One Deinococcus reticulitermitis genomic region harbors:
- the modA gene encoding molybdate ABC transporter substrate-binding protein, with protein sequence MRTFLSIVFSLVLALLGTPARAEVVQVAAAADLKFVLDELVEAYRKAYPRAEPVRVSYGSSGNFFAQIRSGAPYTLYLSADSRYPLELERAGLTLKGTRRDYAVGRLVIWVPKGSPIDIARLGPQALSDPRVRRVALANPEHAPYGAAALSLLDHYGLTAALKPKFVYGENIAITAQYAQTAADAGILALSIAKAPSFAALGGSYWLAPLGTHRALKQQLVILKEGPNTRRFWSFVLSAPARELFRKYGFVLPREP encoded by the coding sequence GTGCGAACGTTCCTGAGCATCGTCTTTTCTCTGGTCCTCGCCCTGCTGGGCACTCCGGCGCGGGCCGAGGTCGTGCAGGTCGCGGCGGCGGCGGACCTGAAGTTCGTGCTGGACGAACTCGTGGAGGCGTACCGCAAGGCTTATCCCAGGGCCGAGCCGGTCCGGGTGTCTTACGGCAGCAGCGGCAACTTCTTCGCGCAGATTCGCAGCGGCGCGCCCTACACCCTGTACCTGAGCGCTGACAGCCGTTATCCCCTGGAACTCGAACGCGCGGGCCTGACCCTGAAAGGAACGCGGCGCGACTACGCGGTGGGCCGGCTGGTGATCTGGGTGCCCAAGGGCTCGCCCATCGATATCGCGCGCCTCGGGCCGCAGGCGCTGAGCGATCCCCGCGTGCGCCGGGTCGCCCTCGCCAACCCCGAGCACGCTCCCTACGGCGCGGCGGCGCTCAGCCTGCTCGATCACTACGGGCTGACAGCGGCACTCAAGCCCAAATTCGTGTACGGGGAAAATATTGCCATCACCGCCCAGTACGCCCAGACGGCGGCGGACGCCGGCATCCTGGCCCTGAGCATCGCCAAGGCCCCGAGTTTCGCGGCATTGGGCGGCAGCTATTGGCTCGCGCCGCTGGGGACCCACCGCGCCCTGAAGCAGCAGCTGGTGATTCTGAAAGAGGGGCCGAACACCCGGCGTTTCTGGAGCTTCGTGCTCTCGGCGCCGGCGCGCGAACTGTTCCGGAAATACGGCTTCGTGCTGCCGCGGGAGCCCTAG
- a CDS encoding amino acid ABC transporter ATP-binding protein, whose product MTAPALSPSSAPRVTGEPIIVAENVHKHFGGFHALRGVNLTVRRGEVVVIIGPSGSGKSTFIRTINALDPHDGGSITVDGLPLQGARNLDAIRREVGMVFQSFNLFPHLSVLDNITLAPIRVRRASKADAEARGLELLARVGIAEQAQKYPAQLSGGQQQRVAIARALAMNPKIMLFDEPTSALDPEMIKEVLDVMKELAQSGMTMLVVTHEMGFAREVADRLLFFDQGNVVEDTTPEAFYHDPQHERAKLFLSKILGH is encoded by the coding sequence ATGACCGCCCCTGCCCTCTCCCCGTCCTCCGCGCCGCGCGTGACCGGCGAGCCGATCATCGTGGCCGAGAACGTCCACAAGCACTTCGGCGGCTTCCATGCCCTGCGCGGCGTCAACCTCACGGTGCGCCGGGGCGAGGTCGTCGTAATTATCGGGCCCTCAGGCAGCGGCAAAAGCACCTTCATCCGCACCATCAACGCGCTTGACCCCCACGACGGCGGCTCGATCACGGTGGACGGCCTGCCCCTCCAGGGCGCGCGCAACCTCGACGCGATCCGGCGTGAGGTCGGGATGGTGTTTCAGTCGTTCAACCTGTTTCCGCACCTGAGCGTGCTCGACAACATCACCCTGGCGCCCATTCGCGTGCGCCGCGCGAGTAAGGCCGACGCCGAGGCGCGGGGCCTCGAACTGCTCGCCCGCGTCGGCATCGCCGAGCAGGCACAGAAGTACCCCGCGCAGCTCTCGGGCGGGCAGCAGCAGCGCGTTGCCATCGCCCGCGCGCTCGCCATGAACCCCAAGATCATGCTGTTCGACGAGCCCACCTCGGCGCTCGATCCCGAGATGATCAAGGAAGTGCTCGACGTGATGAAGGAGCTCGCGCAGAGTGGCATGACCATGCTCGTGGTGACGCACGAGATGGGCTTCGCGCGCGAGGTCGCTGACCGCCTGCTCTTTTTCGATCAGGGCAACGTCGTGGAAGACACCACGCCGGAGGCCTTTTATCACGATCCGCAGCACGAGCGGGCCAAGCTCTTCCTGAGCAAGATCCTGGGGCACTGA
- a CDS encoding TAXI family TRAP transporter solute-binding subunit, with amino-acid sequence MKKMFTLSALALAASATMALAQNAFVTIGSGSTTGVYFPVATGMAKMMNDAGGLRANARSTGGSVFNMNGIKSGELDMAIVQNDVAYYAYKGTGIEAFKGKADAKVRSMAVLYPEVLHVVVRRDSGINTIADLKGKRVVTGDLGSGTEQTALQVLEAYGLEFKDLGQQLRISPTQGITLMQDKRADALFYTVGVGASAIAQIAQTTDVKLIPVSGNQAAALIKKYPFYVRYNIPARSYKGVGATVPGVAVQATLVTSSSLSEDTVYKTMKAIFSDEKALKAIHPALNTNYSDAKAVKGLPAPLHPGAVKFWKEQGQNVK; translated from the coding sequence ATGAAAAAAATGTTCACCCTCAGCGCACTGGCCCTGGCCGCCAGCGCCACCATGGCGCTCGCCCAGAACGCTTTCGTCACCATCGGCTCGGGCAGCACCACCGGGGTCTACTTCCCGGTCGCCACCGGCATGGCGAAGATGATGAACGATGCCGGCGGCCTGCGCGCCAACGCCCGCTCGACCGGCGGCAGCGTGTTCAACATGAACGGCATCAAGTCGGGCGAACTCGACATGGCAATCGTGCAAAACGACGTGGCCTACTACGCCTACAAGGGCACCGGCATCGAAGCCTTCAAGGGCAAGGCCGACGCCAAGGTGCGCTCGATGGCGGTGCTCTACCCTGAGGTCCTGCACGTCGTGGTGCGCCGCGACTCGGGCATCAACACCATCGCGGACCTGAAGGGCAAGCGCGTCGTGACCGGTGACCTCGGCTCGGGCACCGAGCAGACGGCCCTGCAAGTGCTCGAAGCCTACGGCCTGGAGTTCAAGGATCTCGGCCAGCAGCTGCGTATCTCCCCCACGCAGGGCATCACCCTGATGCAGGACAAGCGCGCCGACGCGCTGTTCTACACCGTGGGCGTCGGCGCGAGCGCCATTGCCCAGATCGCCCAGACGACCGATGTCAAGCTGATTCCGGTAAGCGGCAACCAGGCGGCGGCGCTGATCAAGAAGTACCCCTTCTACGTGCGCTACAACATTCCCGCGCGCAGCTACAAGGGCGTGGGCGCGACCGTCCCCGGCGTCGCCGTGCAGGCCACGCTGGTGACCAGCAGCAGCCTCAGCGAGGACACGGTCTACAAGACGATGAAGGCGATCTTCAGCGACGAGAAGGCGCTCAAGGCGATTCACCCCGCCCTGAACACCAACTACTCGGACGCCAAGGCGGTCAAGGGCCTGCCCGCGCCGCTGCACCCCGGCGCCGTCAAGTTCTGGAAGGAGCAGGGCCAGAACGTCAAGTAA
- a CDS encoding TRAP transporter permease: MSDPTRPISTDPALSPPGHDMAEGERRALEMVEAAETGGRRLGGWQAGLVTTLAVAWCLFQMYAAWDGTLVPTTLRAIHLAFAFALAFLVFPFRKTPGRPQTGVPWGDWLLGLAAAGSAVYFVVEYTNIAGNGGMRADVPADLLAGSALVVLLLVTAWRTLGIAMPLISLGFILFAFMGAKGLIPAIQTPFHGGYTWPQLMGQLATNTEGIFGTALGVSAQIVFLFVLFGAVFDKLGAGDWFMRVAQGVLGGFRGGAAKASILSSGLNGIISGSAVSNVVTGGNITIGTMIRTGYSREKAGAIEVASSSNGQLMPPVMGAAAFIMAQNLNIEYRSLILAAAIPAFLCYAALLAVAHIEALKLGLRGLPRSELPPVRKTLLSGWYYLLPLGYLIGVLTANPEANPERIALNTILLMVAMMFVQEAVFASRDGRGLGRGLLDGGKKLMHAFEGGARSMIGIAVATAAAGIIVGIVTITGLGFGLADVVEGVAGLFTNEFVKILAVLVMGQLIALILGMGLPTTANYILMSALIVPIIARIAGLDTGNPAQMLPVHMFVFYFGIMADSTPPVALAAFAAAAISGGDPIKTGVQAFQYELRTALLAYMMFFNPQLLLIANDRLGGLPWTEAIPMVVFAFIGLVAFSAATLRFLHRRTNLLQTLLLLVASFILIIPTQLLVNLAALGLIALVYFWQKAGARSEPPAPLSAAA, translated from the coding sequence ATGAGTGATCCGACGAGGCCGATCAGCACCGACCCTGCCCTTTCTCCGCCTGGGCATGACATGGCCGAGGGCGAGCGCCGCGCCCTGGAGATGGTGGAAGCCGCCGAAACCGGAGGCCGCAGACTCGGCGGATGGCAGGCCGGGCTGGTCACCACCCTGGCGGTAGCGTGGTGCCTCTTTCAGATGTACGCCGCCTGGGACGGCACCCTCGTCCCGACCACCCTGCGCGCGATTCACCTCGCCTTCGCGTTCGCGCTCGCCTTCCTGGTCTTTCCGTTTCGCAAGACGCCGGGGCGCCCCCAGACTGGCGTGCCGTGGGGAGACTGGCTGCTCGGCCTGGCGGCGGCGGGAAGTGCGGTGTATTTCGTCGTGGAGTACACCAATATCGCGGGCAACGGCGGGATGCGCGCCGACGTGCCGGCGGACCTGCTCGCCGGAAGTGCGCTCGTCGTGCTGCTGCTGGTCACGGCGTGGCGCACCCTCGGCATCGCGATGCCGCTGATCTCGCTCGGCTTCATCCTGTTCGCCTTCATGGGAGCCAAGGGGCTGATTCCGGCGATTCAGACGCCCTTTCACGGCGGCTACACCTGGCCGCAGCTGATGGGCCAGCTCGCGACGAATACCGAGGGCATCTTTGGCACCGCGCTCGGGGTTTCGGCGCAGATCGTGTTTCTGTTCGTGCTGTTCGGCGCCGTGTTCGACAAGCTCGGGGCCGGCGACTGGTTCATGCGGGTGGCGCAGGGAGTGCTCGGCGGCTTCCGGGGCGGCGCGGCCAAGGCAAGCATCCTGTCGAGTGGCCTGAACGGCATCATCTCCGGCTCGGCGGTGTCCAACGTGGTCACGGGCGGCAACATCACTATCGGCACCATGATCCGCACCGGCTACAGCCGCGAGAAGGCGGGCGCCATCGAGGTGGCGAGCAGTTCGAACGGCCAACTCATGCCCCCGGTGATGGGCGCGGCGGCCTTCATCATGGCCCAGAACCTCAATATCGAGTACCGCTCGCTGATTCTGGCGGCGGCGATTCCGGCTTTCCTGTGCTACGCCGCGCTGCTGGCGGTCGCGCATATCGAGGCGCTCAAGCTCGGGCTGCGAGGACTGCCGCGCTCCGAGCTTCCGCCGGTCCGCAAGACGCTGCTCTCGGGCTGGTACTACCTGCTGCCACTCGGCTACCTGATCGGGGTTCTGACCGCCAACCCGGAAGCCAACCCGGAACGCATCGCCCTGAACACCATTCTCCTGATGGTCGCGATGATGTTCGTGCAGGAGGCCGTCTTCGCCAGCCGGGATGGGCGCGGCCTCGGGCGCGGACTGCTCGACGGTGGGAAAAAGCTGATGCACGCTTTCGAGGGCGGCGCCAGAAGCATGATCGGCATCGCGGTCGCTACCGCCGCCGCCGGCATCATCGTGGGCATCGTGACGATCACCGGCCTCGGCTTCGGGCTCGCCGACGTGGTCGAGGGGGTCGCCGGCCTCTTTACCAACGAGTTCGTCAAGATTCTGGCCGTGCTGGTGATGGGGCAACTGATCGCGCTGATTCTCGGGATGGGGCTCCCCACCACCGCCAACTACATCCTGATGAGCGCATTGATTGTGCCGATCATCGCCCGGATCGCGGGGCTCGACACCGGCAACCCGGCGCAGATGCTCCCAGTGCATATGTTCGTCTTCTATTTCGGCATCATGGCCGACTCGACGCCGCCCGTGGCGCTCGCAGCCTTCGCGGCGGCGGCGATCAGCGGGGGTGACCCGATCAAGACCGGAGTCCAGGCCTTCCAGTACGAACTGCGCACCGCCCTGCTCGCCTACATGATGTTCTTCAATCCGCAGCTCCTCTTGATCGCGAACGACCGTTTGGGCGGCCTGCCCTGGACCGAGGCGATTCCGATGGTGGTTTTCGCCTTTATCGGCCTGGTCGCCTTCAGCGCCGCGACCCTGCGCTTCCTGCACCGCCGGACCAATCTCCTCCAGACCCTGCTGCTGCTCGTGGCCTCGTTCATCCTGATTATCCCGACGCAGCTCCTGGTCAATCTGGCCGCGCTGGGCCTGATCGCGCTGGTGTACTTCTGGCAGAAGGCCGGGGCCCGCAGCGAGCCCCCAGCGCCGCTGAGCGCCGCTGCCTGA
- a CDS encoding ABC transporter substrate-binding protein — protein MKRRLSLLTLTLLAGAGFQTAGAQQAKELRLGVFPNVTHAAGLVAVNRGLIQKELGSGVKLVVKEFANGSQINEAFAAGAIDAAYVGPGPAMNAFMRGVPIQVYAGAANAGAVLVGRKDSGVRNVKGLAGKKVAVPTRGSTQDISLRHLLHENGLKATDEGGNVTIVPIDPANMPAAFATKQVDAALVQEPWGAVMETQGARLIVNEKGIWEGGNYTTTVLVVNTKYAAQNPESVKDLLRGHLAAINFIQKSNAGAQKAIADQIATFTGKKPNTGELFKALARTKVTWDINLKTLAEYAQLNKEAGFARDVPDLGKFVNLSVVRSLAK, from the coding sequence ATGAAACGTAGACTCTCCCTCCTCACCCTGACCCTGCTGGCGGGTGCCGGCTTTCAAACGGCGGGCGCCCAGCAGGCCAAAGAATTGCGGCTCGGCGTGTTTCCCAATGTGACGCACGCGGCGGGCCTCGTCGCCGTGAACCGGGGCCTGATTCAAAAGGAGCTCGGCAGCGGCGTCAAACTGGTCGTCAAGGAGTTCGCCAACGGCTCGCAGATCAACGAGGCGTTCGCGGCGGGCGCCATCGACGCGGCGTATGTCGGGCCGGGGCCGGCAATGAACGCTTTTATGCGCGGCGTGCCGATTCAGGTGTACGCGGGGGCAGCCAACGCGGGCGCGGTGCTCGTGGGGCGCAAGGACAGCGGCGTCCGAAACGTGAAGGGGCTCGCGGGCAAGAAGGTGGCGGTGCCCACGCGCGGCAGCACCCAGGACATCAGCCTGCGGCACCTGCTGCACGAGAACGGCCTGAAGGCAACAGACGAGGGCGGCAACGTCACCATCGTTCCCATTGATCCGGCCAACATGCCCGCCGCATTTGCGACGAAGCAGGTGGATGCCGCGCTCGTGCAGGAGCCGTGGGGCGCCGTGATGGAGACGCAGGGCGCGCGGCTGATCGTGAACGAAAAAGGCATCTGGGAGGGCGGCAACTACACGACGACCGTGCTTGTGGTGAACACGAAGTACGCCGCCCAGAACCCTGAGAGCGTCAAGGACCTGCTGCGCGGGCACCTCGCCGCCATCAACTTCATCCAGAAGAGCAACGCCGGCGCCCAGAAGGCGATCGCCGACCAGATCGCGACCTTCACCGGCAAGAAGCCCAACACCGGGGAGCTGTTCAAGGCGCTCGCCCGGACCAAAGTCACCTGGGACATCAACCTCAAGACCCTCGCGGAGTACGCGCAGCTCAACAAAGAAGCCGGCTTCGCGCGCGACGTGCCGGACCTCGGCAAGTTCGTCAACCTGAGCGTGGTGCGCTCGCTGGCGAAGTAA
- a CDS encoding YifB family Mg chelatase-like AAA ATPase, translating to MLARARSVALIGVDAVPVEVEVDVSPGLPAFSVVGLPDQAVSEARERVRAAIRNSGLPFPAARITVNLAPADLRKEGPLYDLPIALGVLAAQELLSADALSGTVLAGELALDGALRPIAGAVNLALLASGQGLAALLPQGNAQEAALIEGVSVYGAPDLRAALRHLGGQAPLPPSEAAPLEEDAGLFPDLGDLKGQTAARRALEVALAGGHNLLMIGSPGSGKTMLARRAPGLLPPLTRSEALEVTRIHSAAGLLTGRGQLSRHAPFRAPHHTVSDAGLIGGGSIPKPGEVSLAHRGLLFLDEFPEFSRKSLETLRQPLDVGCPVSLSLFFYG from the coding sequence ATGCTTGCCCGCGCCCGCAGCGTGGCCCTGATCGGGGTAGACGCCGTGCCGGTCGAGGTGGAGGTGGACGTGAGCCCAGGTCTGCCGGCCTTCAGCGTGGTGGGGTTGCCGGATCAGGCGGTGAGCGAGGCCCGCGAGCGGGTGCGGGCGGCGATCCGCAACTCGGGGTTGCCGTTCCCGGCGGCGCGGATCACGGTCAACCTCGCGCCCGCCGACCTGCGCAAGGAAGGGCCGCTCTACGACCTGCCCATCGCGCTCGGGGTGCTCGCGGCGCAGGAGCTGCTGAGCGCGGACGCCCTGAGCGGCACCGTGCTGGCCGGCGAACTCGCGCTCGACGGCGCGCTGCGGCCCATCGCGGGGGCGGTCAACCTCGCGCTGCTCGCGAGTGGGCAGGGGCTCGCCGCGCTGCTGCCACAGGGCAACGCGCAGGAAGCCGCCCTGATCGAAGGGGTGAGCGTTTACGGCGCCCCCGACCTGCGCGCGGCGCTGCGGCACCTGGGCGGTCAGGCCCCGCTGCCCCCGAGTGAGGCGGCACCCCTGGAAGAGGATGCGGGCCTCTTCCCCGACCTCGGCGACCTCAAGGGCCAGACGGCGGCGCGGCGGGCGCTCGAAGTCGCGCTGGCCGGCGGGCACAACCTCTTGATGATCGGCTCACCCGGCAGCGGCAAGACGATGCTCGCGCGCCGGGCGCCCGGACTGCTGCCGCCGCTGACCCGCAGTGAGGCGCTGGAAGTCACACGCATCCATTCGGCAGCGGGGCTGCTCACGGGGCGCGGTCAACTCAGCCGTCACGCGCCTTTCCGGGCACCGCACCACACCGTCTCGGACGCGGGGCTGATCGGCGGAGGCAGCATTCCGAAGCCGGGCGAGGTATCGCTCGCCCACCGGGGGCTGCTGTTTCTCGACGAGTTCCCGGAGTTCTCGCGCAAGTCGCTCGAAACGTTGAGGCAGCCCCTCGACGTTGGCTGTCCAGTTTCACTATCACTCTTCTTCTACGGCTAA
- a CDS encoding class I SAM-dependent DNA methyltransferase translates to MNPAEFAHKWQELAPKLSERAAYQEHWRDLCALLGEPTPTSDLTGDDYAFEKHVKKAGTGETGYADVFRRGHFVAEYKAKGKSLGKALQQALLYARELGNPPLLLVSDLSLIEIHTNFTGSSPRAIRITLDDIERDAPVGGDLSALAALRACFRDPARLDPRQLRERVTRDATARIGEVAQALAARGVAQTGAAHFLMRVVFAMFAEDVGLLERGLLTRLLRRAREYPERSQGYFQELFSAMQGGGEFWGTDIRHFNGGLFDDSAALGITQEDADALLAAATLDWAEVEPAIFGTLFENSLDATTRSRRGAHYTGVPDILRVVEPVVMVPLRREWADVKAQADALSSKRGGKAAALEVVRAFQDRLAQVSVLDPACGSGNFLVVTLGQLLDLEHEVRSLAFELGAGPFAVPPKVHPRQLLGIEIEPFAHELASVSVWIAFFQWKAAHGGEWETPVLQALTTIQNRDALLNPDGTETQWPAAEFIVGNPPFLGNKRMRSRLGDAYVDQLQKVFGERVSASADFVAFWPEKARAAIEAGPTRRAGFVTTQAIRTGGSREVLERVLETGSIFMAYQNQPWHDEGAAVRVSLFAFDDGSELSRTLDGQPVAGINASLSAQVDVRSAQPLSENAGVAFQGPVKVGAFDIPGDLARVWLAAPNPGGVSNADVLKPWVNGMDITRRPSDTWIIDFDLMTEEEARRYLLPFAYVEQHVKPERLKNKDKQRSTFWWRLGRSGSDLKRASAGKARILVTPRVAKHRLWTWMPSGTLPDSRVLAVTRDDDFTFGVLQSRIHEAWSLAASAAHGVGNDPTYVARDCFDPFPFPRPTAGQRASIEEAARFVVTARDALLGQDPKATLTGLYNALATLRETVDSTHPAMTLLLAHNRLDAAVAAAYGWEWPLTDDEVLARLLALNLERAARGRGLAVEEE, encoded by the coding sequence GTGAACCCAGCCGAGTTCGCCCACAAGTGGCAGGAGCTCGCCCCAAAGCTCAGCGAACGTGCGGCCTATCAGGAGCACTGGCGTGACCTCTGCGCGTTGCTCGGCGAGCCGACGCCCACGAGTGACCTGACCGGCGACGACTACGCCTTCGAGAAGCACGTCAAGAAGGCCGGCACTGGGGAGACCGGTTACGCCGACGTGTTCAGGCGCGGCCACTTCGTCGCCGAGTACAAGGCGAAGGGCAAGAGCCTGGGCAAGGCCTTGCAGCAAGCCCTGCTCTACGCCCGCGAACTCGGCAACCCGCCGCTGCTGCTGGTCAGCGACCTGAGCCTGATCGAGATCCACACCAACTTCACCGGCTCCAGCCCCCGGGCAATCCGGATCACGCTGGACGACATCGAGCGCGACGCCCCGGTCGGCGGTGACCTGAGCGCCCTCGCGGCCCTGCGCGCGTGCTTCCGTGACCCGGCCCGGCTCGATCCCCGGCAGCTGCGCGAGCGGGTGACCCGGGACGCCACCGCCCGGATCGGCGAGGTGGCGCAGGCGCTCGCGGCGCGCGGGGTGGCGCAGACCGGGGCCGCCCACTTCCTGATGCGGGTCGTTTTCGCGATGTTCGCCGAGGACGTGGGCCTGCTCGAGCGCGGCCTGCTGACGCGCTTACTCCGGCGTGCCCGCGAGTATCCGGAGCGCTCGCAGGGCTACTTTCAGGAGCTGTTCAGTGCCATGCAGGGCGGGGGCGAGTTCTGGGGCACCGACATCCGGCATTTCAACGGGGGCTTGTTCGACGACTCCGCTGCGCTGGGAATCACGCAGGAGGACGCCGACGCGCTGCTCGCCGCCGCGACCCTCGACTGGGCCGAGGTAGAGCCGGCGATCTTCGGCACGCTGTTCGAGAACAGCCTGGACGCCACCACGCGCAGCCGGCGCGGCGCGCACTACACGGGCGTGCCGGACATCCTGCGGGTGGTGGAGCCGGTCGTGATGGTGCCGCTGCGCCGGGAGTGGGCGGACGTGAAAGCGCAGGCGGACGCGCTGAGCAGCAAGCGCGGCGGCAAGGCGGCGGCGCTGGAGGTGGTGCGGGCGTTTCAGGACCGGCTCGCGCAGGTGAGCGTGCTCGACCCGGCGTGCGGCAGCGGCAACTTCCTGGTGGTGACGCTCGGGCAACTGCTCGACCTGGAGCACGAGGTGCGCTCGCTGGCCTTCGAGCTCGGCGCCGGGCCGTTCGCCGTGCCGCCGAAGGTGCATCCCCGGCAACTTCTGGGCATCGAGATTGAGCCCTTCGCGCACGAGTTGGCGAGCGTGTCGGTGTGGATCGCCTTCTTCCAGTGGAAGGCGGCGCACGGCGGGGAGTGGGAGACGCCGGTGCTTCAGGCCCTGACGACCATCCAGAACCGCGACGCCCTGCTGAACCCGGACGGCACAGAGACGCAGTGGCCGGCGGCGGAGTTCATCGTGGGGAACCCGCCGTTTCTGGGGAATAAGCGCATGCGCAGTCGTCTGGGGGACGCCTACGTTGACCAACTCCAGAAAGTCTTCGGGGAACGCGTCTCTGCCAGCGCCGACTTCGTCGCCTTCTGGCCGGAGAAGGCGCGGGCGGCCATTGAAGCTGGTCCTACCCGCAGGGCCGGCTTTGTGACCACGCAGGCCATCCGCACTGGAGGAAGCCGAGAGGTGCTCGAACGGGTTCTTGAGACCGGCAGCATTTTCATGGCCTATCAGAATCAGCCCTGGCACGACGAGGGGGCAGCGGTGCGCGTGAGCCTGTTCGCCTTCGATGATGGCAGTGAGCTCTCCCGCACGCTGGACGGCCAGCCCGTTGCAGGCATCAACGCCAGTCTCTCGGCTCAGGTAGACGTACGCTCGGCCCAACCGCTGTCAGAAAACGCTGGCGTAGCGTTTCAGGGGCCAGTCAAGGTGGGCGCTTTCGATATTCCCGGCGATCTGGCTCGCGTCTGGCTCGCGGCGCCTAACCCCGGCGGGGTTTCCAACGCGGACGTGCTCAAGCCCTGGGTGAACGGCATGGACATCACCCGCCGCCCTAGCGACACCTGGATCATCGACTTCGACTTGATGACTGAAGAGGAGGCGCGGCGCTACTTGCTGCCCTTCGCCTATGTCGAGCAGCACGTCAAGCCGGAGCGGCTGAAGAACAAGGACAAGCAGCGCAGCACCTTCTGGTGGCGTCTGGGGCGCTCGGGAAGCGATCTCAAGCGGGCCAGCGCGGGCAAGGCGCGCATTCTTGTCACTCCCCGGGTCGCGAAGCACCGCCTCTGGACCTGGATGCCATCGGGGACTCTCCCCGATAGCCGCGTGCTGGCCGTTACCCGGGATGACGACTTCACGTTCGGCGTTCTGCAGTCCCGCATCCACGAGGCCTGGAGTCTCGCTGCCAGCGCTGCTCATGGGGTTGGCAATGACCCAACTTACGTGGCCCGAGATTGCTTCGACCCTTTTCCTTTTCCCCGTCCTACTGCTGGGCAGCGTGCCTCCATTGAAGAGGCTGCGCGGTTCGTGGTCACCGCCCGCGACGCCCTTCTCGGTCAGGATCCGAAAGCCACACTCACCGGGCTCTACAACGCCCTGGCAACCCTTCGCGAGACAGTCGACTCTACCCATCCGGCAATGACCCTGCTCTTGGCCCACAATCGCCTCGACGCCGCCGTCGCCGCGGCCTACGGCTGGGAGTGGCCGCTCACTGATGACGAGGTGCTGGCGCGGCTGCTGGCACTGAACCTGGAACGGGCGGCGCGGGGAAGAGGCTTAGCCGTAGAAGAAGAGTGA
- a CDS encoding DUF3560 domain-containing protein translates to MSSDQEKAAPNGRAIYNPDDDTLRWFNAERLSPTEYAQARGLGFKLWRGSSAWVATWSPEREDFLLGQVAEITFELAPDDPQARQVRFAGRAEAAEARANQRRERAMQDLPPFGEPIKVDHHSAKRHRRALERSDQNMRAAFEEGKKADYWRDRAAGAECRARQKSDPGVVRRRIGRLEADLRRMQRSLAALEAKPPTPETAAAWKRSATHWQRWAEHLERRLAFEQARLESLSPSPFAAETYQKGDVVRSRRWGKCEVVSAGPKNLKLRVLDGGARGMTMSSLPSEVERWEDPQPE, encoded by the coding sequence GTGAGCAGCGATCAGGAAAAGGCTGCCCCCAACGGGCGGGCCATCTACAACCCGGACGACGACACGCTGCGCTGGTTTAACGCCGAGCGCCTCTCCCCCACCGAGTACGCGCAGGCCCGGGGGCTCGGGTTCAAGCTCTGGCGCGGCAGCTCGGCGTGGGTGGCCACCTGGTCCCCCGAGCGCGAAGACTTCCTGCTCGGGCAGGTCGCGGAGATCACCTTCGAACTGGCGCCCGACGACCCGCAGGCCCGGCAGGTGCGCTTCGCGGGCCGCGCCGAGGCCGCCGAGGCCCGTGCCAACCAGCGCCGCGAGCGTGCCATGCAGGACCTGCCCCCCTTTGGAGAACCCATCAAGGTCGATCATCACAGCGCGAAGCGCCACCGCCGAGCGCTGGAACGCAGCGACCAGAACATGCGGGCCGCCTTCGAGGAGGGCAAGAAAGCCGACTACTGGCGGGACCGGGCGGCGGGCGCCGAGTGCCGCGCCCGGCAGAAGTCCGACCCAGGCGTGGTGCGGCGCCGCATCGGGCGCCTAGAGGCGGACCTGCGCCGAATGCAGCGGTCGCTCGCCGCCCTGGAGGCCAAGCCGCCCACGCCTGAGACTGCCGCAGCCTGGAAACGCAGCGCCACGCACTGGCAGCGCTGGGCCGAGCACCTCGAGCGGCGCCTCGCCTTCGAGCAGGCCCGCCTGGAAAGTCTGAGCCCCTCCCCTTTCGCGGCAGAAACCTACCAGAAAGGCGACGTCGTCCGCTCGCGGCGCTGGGGCAAGTGCGAGGTCGTCAGCGCCGGCCCGAAAAACCTGAAGCTGAGAGTCCTGGACGGCGGCGCGCGTGGGATGACCATGTCCAGCCTGCCGTCAGAGGTGGAGCGCTGGGAGGACCCGCAGCCCGAGTGA